The following proteins come from a genomic window of Maribacter sp. HTCC2170:
- a CDS encoding sulfatase has protein sequence MRFSPTHLFLLVLSIVFLWSCGDKRIRKPNIVLINIDDLGYKDVGFMGSEYYETPNIDILAKAGMIFTNGYAAASNCAPSRASLMTGKWTPRHGIYTVNSSERGKSKDRKIIPSTNTSTLSKESMVLPEVLQLNNYKTIHAGKWHLSESPLDYGFDINIGGGHNGHPKSYYPPYGNVKLRSPNKEYLTDLIARQTIEVLNKTIEPFFLNYAPYAVHTPIQPVDSILSKYNRKTAWKGQNNAKYATMVENLDRNIGLLIAALKDNGHYKNTLIIFTSDNGGLYGITKQQPLRAGKGSYYEGGIREPFFFMWNDKIKSNTKSNVPISHLDLFPSIVEAAGISYNETSLDGNSLLPILKQESTKLKRPLFWHFPIYLEAYNQNDNENRDSLFRTRPGSVIREGDWKLHYYFENNEMELYNLTYDVGERNNLINTHPKKAKVLLQQLKAWWKETSAPIPEQLNPEYASLSED, from the coding sequence ATGAGATTTAGCCCAACACATTTATTCTTACTTGTTTTATCCATTGTTTTTCTTTGGTCCTGTGGTGATAAAAGAATTCGAAAGCCGAATATTGTTCTTATAAATATTGATGACCTAGGGTATAAAGATGTGGGTTTTATGGGTAGTGAGTATTATGAAACTCCAAATATTGATATCCTTGCAAAGGCTGGAATGATTTTTACCAATGGTTATGCAGCCGCATCAAACTGCGCACCGAGCAGGGCATCATTAATGACGGGTAAATGGACACCAAGACATGGGATATATACAGTGAATTCATCTGAACGGGGAAAATCAAAAGACCGAAAAATTATTCCCAGCACCAATACCAGCACCTTATCAAAAGAAAGCATGGTCCTTCCAGAGGTTTTACAATTAAACAACTATAAAACGATTCATGCCGGTAAGTGGCACTTGAGTGAATCTCCTCTAGACTATGGCTTTGATATAAATATTGGAGGCGGACACAACGGGCATCCAAAAAGCTACTACCCACCCTATGGTAATGTAAAACTAAGAAGCCCAAATAAGGAATACCTCACGGATTTGATTGCACGACAAACAATTGAAGTGTTGAACAAAACGATTGAACCCTTTTTTCTAAATTATGCACCTTATGCCGTACATACGCCGATTCAACCTGTAGATAGTATACTATCAAAATACAATAGAAAAACAGCTTGGAAAGGTCAAAACAATGCCAAATATGCCACCATGGTTGAGAACCTTGATCGCAATATCGGTCTTCTTATAGCTGCATTGAAAGATAATGGGCACTATAAAAACACCTTGATTATTTTCACGTCAGATAACGGAGGATTATATGGCATCACCAAACAGCAACCGCTTAGAGCAGGAAAAGGAAGTTATTATGAAGGTGGCATTCGAGAGCCTTTTTTCTTCATGTGGAATGACAAAATCAAATCTAACACTAAAAGCAATGTACCTATTTCACATTTAGATCTTTTTCCAAGCATTGTTGAAGCCGCAGGGATAAGTTATAATGAGACGTCTTTAGATGGGAATAGTCTACTACCCATACTAAAACAAGAATCCACTAAACTAAAACGACCATTATTTTGGCATTTTCCTATTTATTTGGAGGCCTACAACCAAAATGACAATGAAAATCGGGATTCGCTATTTAGAACACGTCCTGGATCTGTCATACGGGAAGGCGATTGGAAATTGCACTATTATTTTGAAAATAATGAAATGGAACTGTATAACCTGACGTACGATGTTGGTGAACGCAATAATCTAATAAACACGCATCCCAAAAAAGCCAAAGTACTGCTACAACAGTTAAAAGCTTGGTGGAAAGAGACTTCAGCACCAATACCCGAACAATTGAATCCAGAATACGCTAGCTTATCTGAAGATTAA
- a CDS encoding VOC family protein, with protein sequence MNLNQVTVPSLDLEKSIPFYKKLGLKLIVEALPHYARFECPDGDSTFSIHLVKELPKGDGVYIYFECNDLDAQVDELRVNGIEFKEMPSDRRWLWREARLKDLDGNNLILFYGGENRKNPPWRLS encoded by the coding sequence ATGAACCTTAATCAGGTAACTGTACCCTCTTTAGACTTGGAAAAATCAATTCCTTTCTATAAGAAATTAGGGTTAAAGTTAATTGTTGAGGCCTTACCACATTATGCACGATTTGAATGCCCAGACGGGGATTCGACCTTTTCTATTCATTTAGTTAAAGAATTACCAAAAGGTGATGGCGTTTACATTTATTTTGAATGTAATGATTTAGATGCTCAGGTGGATGAATTACGTGTAAATGGAATCGAATTTAAGGAAATGCCCTCAGACAGAAGGTGGCTTTGGCGAGAAGCTCGTTTAAAGGACTTGGATGGCAATAACCTGATTCTTTTTTATGGTGGGGAGAATAGGAAAAATCCTCCTTGGCGGTTGTCATAA
- a CDS encoding dienelactone hydrolase family protein, protein MVIKEKIFYKDASYNEFEGVIVWDDSNKNVRPGILISHMWSGQTDFEIEKAVELAKLGYVGFAIDNYGKGRRANGPEEAQKLMDELDGKRPIIQERMLMAVDTLKNHKAVDASRIGAIGFCFGGKCVLDLARSGTDVSGVVSFHGLLDPPPSHPEKKIKSSVLVLHGWEDPMALPDDMVKLSHELNKYQADWNIHVYGHTGHAFTNPKAKFPEKGLFFEPKSNKRSWNAMKYFFNEIFKN, encoded by the coding sequence ATGGTTATTAAAGAAAAAATATTTTACAAGGACGCCTCTTATAATGAATTTGAGGGGGTCATAGTTTGGGATGATTCAAATAAAAATGTCAGACCTGGTATTTTGATTTCGCATATGTGGAGTGGGCAAACTGACTTTGAAATTGAAAAAGCAGTGGAATTGGCCAAATTGGGATATGTAGGATTTGCCATCGATAATTACGGAAAAGGACGAAGAGCCAATGGCCCTGAAGAAGCTCAAAAACTGATGGATGAATTAGATGGTAAAAGGCCCATAATACAGGAAAGAATGTTAATGGCGGTAGATACTCTGAAAAACCATAAAGCCGTGGACGCTTCTCGAATTGGAGCTATAGGTTTTTGCTTTGGTGGCAAATGTGTGTTAGATCTTGCCAGATCGGGAACGGACGTTTCCGGTGTTGTTAGCTTTCATGGACTTCTAGACCCACCTCCCTCCCATCCAGAAAAGAAAATAAAAAGCTCCGTACTCGTTTTACATGGTTGGGAAGACCCAATGGCATTGCCAGATGACATGGTTAAACTTTCTCATGAATTAAACAAATACCAAGCTGACTGGAATATTCATGTATATGGTCATACGGGACATGCTTTTACCAATCCCAAAGCAAAATTCCCAGAAAAAGGATTGTTTTTTGAGCCAAAATCCAATAAACGCTCATGGAATGCAATGAAGTATTTTTTTAATGAGATTTTTAAAAATTAA
- the msrA gene encoding peptide-methionine (S)-S-oxide reductase MsrA, translating to MYKITLLAFAILFSISCESKVKNSIKDTAKSNVEKPVKLSLNDLQEYEVAYFASGCFWCVEAIYEDVIGVKEVISGYSGGTESNPTYEQVGRGLTSHAEAVKVFYNPKEIDFKTLVKVFFGSHDPTTLNRQGPDHGPQYRSIAFYSNESEKKIIEEYIAQLKNEEVYSSPIVTQVEKFVKFYDAEDYHQDYERLNPNNPYIINISIPRYKRFQAKYPELMKKSGH from the coding sequence ATGTATAAAATCACCCTTTTGGCTTTTGCCATTTTGTTTTCGATTAGTTGTGAATCCAAAGTAAAAAACAGCATTAAAGATACCGCTAAAAGCAATGTTGAAAAACCTGTAAAACTTTCATTAAACGATTTACAAGAATATGAAGTCGCTTATTTTGCGAGTGGATGTTTTTGGTGTGTTGAAGCAATTTATGAAGACGTAATTGGTGTGAAAGAAGTTATCTCTGGCTATTCTGGAGGTACTGAGTCCAATCCCACATATGAGCAAGTTGGTCGTGGATTAACGAGTCATGCAGAAGCAGTCAAAGTATTTTACAACCCAAAAGAGATCGATTTCAAAACTTTGGTTAAAGTGTTCTTTGGCTCTCACGACCCTACAACCTTAAATCGTCAAGGTCCTGACCACGGACCGCAATACCGCTCTATTGCTTTTTATTCCAATGAATCTGAGAAAAAAATCATTGAAGAATATATAGCTCAATTAAAGAATGAGGAGGTATACAGCAGTCCAATAGTAACGCAAGTCGAAAAATTCGTAAAGTTCTATGATGCGGAAGATTATCATCAAGATTATGAAAGACTGAATCCAAACAATCCGTATATAATTAATATTTCTATTCCCAGATATAAAAGGTTTCAGGCAAAATACCCTGAGTTAATGAAAAAATCAGGACATTAG
- a CDS encoding DUF1080 domain-containing protein, protein MKLPKIYRFNLLYLLIGFLLFSCSQTKKDNTPWVEIFDGETLNGWTQKGGEANYTVREGSIVGSTIHDTPNSFMTSDKMYGDFILELEYLVDSTMNSGIQIRSNSYPHYMHGRVHGYQIEIDPSDRAWSAGIYDEGRRGWLNNLIDNPDAQKGFKQNDWNHYRIEAIGDTLKTWINGIPAAHLIDDKTASGFIGLQVHSIGKDKKEGTEIIWKNIKILTDSLSKYSKTTPLEPIITTNKVAVDEIKNGWQMLWDGKTTNGWRGARLDEFPENGWEITNGILTVLPSGGEESAAGGDIVTKEVYGDFELKVDFKITEGANSGIKYYVDTDLNKGPGSSIGLEYQILDDARHPDAKKGNHEGSRTVASLYDLIQAATDKPVNPIGEWNTAHIISKDNQVEHRLNGMTVLKYERKSDSYKKLVSESKYVKWPNFGEVEKGHILLQDHGDRVSFKNIKIKPIIKK, encoded by the coding sequence ATGAAACTACCAAAAATCTATCGCTTTAATCTTCTTTACCTATTAATCGGATTTTTACTTTTCAGTTGCTCACAAACCAAAAAAGACAACACGCCTTGGGTAGAAATCTTTGATGGAGAAACATTAAATGGGTGGACCCAAAAAGGTGGAGAGGCCAATTACACCGTTCGAGAGGGATCTATTGTTGGAAGTACCATTCATGATACACCCAACTCATTTATGACCTCTGACAAAATGTATGGCGATTTTATTTTGGAACTGGAGTATTTGGTTGATTCCACTATGAATTCAGGCATTCAAATACGTAGCAACAGCTACCCTCACTATATGCATGGCAGGGTGCACGGCTATCAAATAGAAATAGACCCATCAGACCGCGCCTGGAGTGCAGGCATCTATGATGAGGGAAGAAGAGGTTGGTTGAACAACCTTATTGATAATCCTGATGCGCAAAAAGGTTTCAAGCAAAATGATTGGAACCATTATCGTATCGAAGCTATTGGTGATACTCTAAAAACGTGGATCAACGGGATTCCCGCAGCTCATTTGATAGACGATAAAACAGCAAGCGGCTTTATTGGATTACAAGTTCACAGCATTGGAAAAGATAAAAAAGAAGGAACCGAAATTATCTGGAAAAACATCAAAATACTTACAGATAGCTTGTCAAAATACTCCAAAACAACACCATTAGAACCGATAATAACAACAAACAAAGTTGCTGTTGACGAAATAAAAAACGGATGGCAAATGCTTTGGGATGGAAAAACCACAAATGGATGGAGGGGTGCTCGCCTAGATGAGTTTCCAGAGAACGGTTGGGAAATAACCAATGGCATATTGACCGTTCTTCCTTCTGGAGGAGAAGAATCTGCAGCAGGAGGAGATATTGTAACTAAAGAAGTTTATGGTGATTTTGAACTCAAGGTGGATTTTAAAATCACTGAGGGCGCCAATAGCGGAATAAAGTATTATGTAGATACTGATTTGAACAAGGGACCAGGTTCTTCAATCGGATTAGAATATCAAATTTTGGATGATGCTCGTCACCCAGATGCTAAAAAGGGAAATCATGAGGGTAGTCGTACAGTAGCATCTCTTTATGATTTAATACAGGCCGCAACAGATAAACCTGTCAATCCTATTGGGGAATGGAATACTGCCCATATTATTTCGAAAGACAACCAAGTCGAACACAGGCTTAACGGAATGACAGTTTTAAAATATGAACGTAAAAGCGATTCCTATAAAAAATTGGTGTCTGAAAGTAAGTATGTGAAATGGCCCAATTTTGGAGAAGTTGAAAAAGGACACATTTTATTGCAAGACCATGGGGATCGAGTAAGTTTCAAGAATATCAAAATAAAACCAATCATTAAAAAATAA
- a CDS encoding Gfo/Idh/MocA family oxidoreductase, whose translation MTTRRDFIKKTTAGSAAVTLGGLVLPNMSYGNVLGANDHLNCAVIGIRSRGKAHVKAIHADRNAKVLYSCDVDDVILEEHNAWCQANIGYVPKVEKDFRKILDDKEVDVVFIATPEHWHAPMAIMALQAGKHVYVEKPCSHNPYENILLVAAQNKYGKKVQMGNQQRSAQTSIRAIEEINAGVIGEVYKGEAYYSNNRGSIGIGKKTEVPKTLDWNLWQGPAPKTDYKDNIHPYNWHWFRNWGTGEIHNNGTHEIDICRWALGVDLPESVTSFGGKYTYQDDWEFVDNQQVTYQFKDNKFITWTGHSRGIMKPERPGRGITIYGSKGSIELSRNFYKLYGLDGKPIKLEYEQNKSATTNTRGEGGLDVNHVGNLFDAIRKGTSLQSDINDASISTMLCHLGNMAQDAGETLKIDSTTGKVLNNEKAMKSWKREYQKGWEPKL comes from the coding sequence ATGACCACACGAAGAGATTTTATCAAGAAAACCACTGCAGGGTCTGCGGCGGTAACCTTAGGCGGACTGGTTTTGCCCAATATGAGCTATGGCAATGTATTAGGCGCCAATGACCATTTAAACTGTGCCGTTATTGGTATACGTAGTAGAGGAAAAGCACATGTAAAAGCTATTCATGCTGACCGCAATGCCAAAGTGCTATATAGTTGCGATGTTGATGACGTAATTCTTGAAGAGCATAATGCATGGTGCCAAGCAAATATTGGTTACGTTCCAAAGGTTGAGAAAGATTTTAGAAAGATTCTGGATGATAAGGAAGTTGATGTAGTATTCATTGCAACCCCTGAACATTGGCATGCGCCAATGGCCATTATGGCCTTACAGGCTGGTAAGCATGTTTATGTTGAAAAGCCTTGTAGCCATAACCCATATGAAAACATTCTTTTAGTGGCCGCACAAAATAAGTATGGGAAAAAAGTACAAATGGGCAATCAACAACGTTCAGCCCAGACCTCAATAAGAGCAATTGAAGAGATAAATGCTGGGGTCATAGGTGAAGTATATAAGGGAGAGGCATACTACTCAAACAATCGTGGTTCGATTGGAATTGGAAAAAAGACTGAGGTACCAAAAACCTTAGATTGGAATTTATGGCAGGGACCTGCTCCCAAAACAGATTACAAAGACAATATTCATCCCTATAATTGGCATTGGTTCAGAAATTGGGGAACAGGGGAAATTCACAATAACGGAACACATGAAATTGATATTTGTCGTTGGGCGCTTGGGGTTGATTTACCAGAAAGTGTAACTTCTTTTGGTGGTAAATATACTTATCAGGATGACTGGGAATTTGTGGATAATCAGCAGGTAACCTATCAATTTAAAGATAATAAATTCATAACATGGACTGGACATAGTAGAGGAATCATGAAACCAGAAAGACCAGGTAGAGGTATAACCATTTATGGAAGCAAAGGTTCTATTGAACTGAGCAGAAATTTCTATAAATTATATGGTTTGGATGGTAAACCAATCAAGTTGGAATACGAACAAAATAAAAGCGCAACTACCAATACCAGAGGAGAAGGAGGTTTAGATGTAAACCACGTCGGAAATCTCTTCGATGCCATCCGCAAAGGCACATCATTACAATCAGACATAAATGATGCGAGTATTTCGACCATGCTCTGTCATTTAGGGAATATGGCTCAAGATGCCGGTGAAACTTTAAAAATAGACTCGACCACTGGAAAAGTATTGAACAACGAAAAGGCAATGAAAAGTTGGAAAAGAGAATACCAAAAAGGTTGGGAACCAAAATTATAG
- a CDS encoding Gfo/Idh/MocA family protein, giving the protein MKRRDFVVKSSLATAAVATSTSVLGNINTFKGANDTVNIGVIGTGDRGSGLTPFINQLDKFKVVACCDTLPFRLQNGLSKVKGKAQGYKDYRKLLDNPDIDAVLISTPLNTHSKIAMDALDAGKHVYCEKTMAKGYDGIQHLAGKVKASNKIFQTGHQYHSSRLYSHLVKMIKGGTVGKISAFECYWNRNGNWRRPVPSPELERAINWRMYREFSGGLVAELCSHQLDFVNWVTDSTPEKVAGFGGVDYWKDGRETFDNVHLLYSYPNGVKAKFTSLTSNAMEGYKIKVMGDKGSVILDASNAWFYPEGKKNKQMGEVDGVAGATVKWDEGKGYPLNIDHENPSKQALTDFRDSIVNNTQPISNITTGAKTAICVQMGLDAMYNDEIIHWKTIPNV; this is encoded by the coding sequence ATGAAACGTAGAGATTTTGTTGTAAAAAGTAGTTTAGCGACCGCTGCGGTTGCAACCTCAACATCGGTTTTAGGAAATATCAATACTTTCAAAGGCGCCAATGACACAGTAAATATTGGCGTTATAGGAACTGGGGACCGGGGATCGGGTCTCACGCCTTTTATTAACCAATTGGATAAATTCAAGGTAGTCGCATGTTGTGACACTTTGCCATTTCGTTTACAAAACGGATTGAGCAAGGTTAAAGGAAAAGCGCAAGGATATAAAGATTACCGAAAGCTTCTTGATAACCCAGATATTGATGCTGTATTGATTTCAACCCCGTTGAACACCCACTCTAAAATAGCGATGGATGCTTTGGATGCTGGCAAACATGTGTATTGTGAAAAAACTATGGCTAAGGGTTATGATGGTATTCAACATCTTGCTGGCAAAGTAAAAGCCTCCAATAAAATATTCCAAACAGGACATCAATATCACAGCTCAAGGCTGTATTCACATTTGGTCAAAATGATAAAAGGAGGCACTGTTGGTAAAATAAGTGCTTTTGAGTGTTATTGGAACCGAAATGGAAACTGGCGTAGACCTGTTCCTAGTCCAGAATTGGAACGAGCAATTAATTGGCGTATGTATCGGGAGTTTTCAGGTGGTCTCGTTGCAGAATTATGTTCACACCAACTTGATTTTGTGAATTGGGTCACCGACTCAACTCCTGAGAAGGTTGCTGGTTTTGGAGGAGTTGATTATTGGAAAGACGGAAGAGAGACATTTGACAATGTTCACTTATTGTATAGTTACCCAAATGGTGTAAAAGCCAAATTCACAAGCCTTACCAGTAATGCAATGGAGGGGTATAAGATTAAGGTCATGGGTGATAAGGGAAGTGTTATACTTGATGCATCTAATGCATGGTTCTACCCTGAAGGAAAGAAAAACAAGCAAATGGGTGAGGTAGATGGAGTTGCCGGAGCTACAGTAAAGTGGGATGAAGGCAAAGGTTATCCTTTGAATATTGACCATGAAAACCCTAGTAAACAGGCATTAACAGACTTTAGAGACAGTATTGTGAACAATACTCAACCAATTTCAAATATTACAACTGGAGCAAAAACCGCAATTTGCGTTCAAATGGGCTTGGACGCAATGTACAATGACGAAATAATACATTGGAAAACAATTCCAAATGTGTAA
- a CDS encoding RNA polymerase sigma factor, producing the protein MFQINVVEQCKANDRMAQMQLYKQYCEGMFYVAMRYVQNSNDAEDVVQESFIKAFQRIHQFKGEVTFGAWLKRIVINKSIDFLKARKQRLVELDENYLQLTDDEDWTVENDISIDQVKLAIGQLPDKYKYVVMMFLIEGFDHREISEVLGLTETTSRTRLLRGKSYLKELLKEKAYGTGS; encoded by the coding sequence ATGTTTCAAATTAATGTCGTAGAACAATGCAAGGCCAATGACCGTATGGCCCAAATGCAGCTTTACAAGCAGTACTGTGAGGGTATGTTCTATGTTGCTATGCGATATGTTCAAAATTCCAATGATGCTGAAGATGTGGTTCAAGAATCGTTCATAAAGGCATTTCAGAGAATACATCAGTTTAAAGGGGAAGTTACTTTTGGAGCTTGGTTAAAAAGAATAGTAATAAATAAAAGTATCGACTTTTTGAAGGCAAGAAAACAAAGGTTGGTAGAATTAGATGAAAACTATTTGCAGTTGACAGATGATGAAGATTGGACTGTGGAAAACGATATATCAATAGATCAGGTAAAATTGGCTATAGGTCAGTTACCTGATAAGTACAAATATGTGGTAATGATGTTTTTGATTGAAGGTTTTGACCATAGAGAAATATCAGAAGTGTTGGGATTGACCGAAACCACAAGTAGAACTAGGTTGTTAAGAGGAAAAAGTTATTTAAAAGAATTGTTAAAAGAGAAAGCATATGGCACGGGATCTTAG
- a CDS encoding aldose epimerase family protein, with protein MKQVTISNPFITLIVLDYGAIIQKLLVKDNEGRYTNVVVGYDYPSEYPSDTASLGACVGRYAGRISNGGFTLDRTNYSLHTDGGIHLHGGKEGFGKKYWTIEEVNHGDEPFVRLSYYSKHLEEGYPGNLKATVTYKISNNELHIIHEAITDLTTVVNLTNHSYFKLDEENIIDHYYLKLNCPEIVETKKNLLPTGKLTPVTGTKYDFLSEQQIGLTRLDTPFATDNHSSFAAMVSSKKSGISMEVSTNQRGMVVYTPLGFPAICFETQNFPDAPNHKHFPSCVLRPKETYRNASIFKFDLVT; from the coding sequence TTGAAACAAGTTACAATAAGCAACCCATTCATTACATTGATTGTATTGGATTATGGGGCGATTATCCAAAAATTATTAGTGAAAGACAATGAAGGTAGGTATACCAATGTTGTCGTTGGTTACGATTACCCAAGTGAATATCCTTCAGATACGGCAAGTTTAGGTGCATGTGTAGGACGGTATGCTGGTCGTATTTCTAATGGTGGTTTTACTTTGGACAGAACCAATTATTCATTACACACCGATGGCGGTATTCATTTGCATGGTGGAAAAGAAGGCTTTGGAAAAAAATATTGGACCATAGAAGAAGTAAACCATGGGGATGAACCTTTTGTTCGACTCTCCTATTATAGCAAACACTTGGAAGAAGGCTACCCAGGAAATCTTAAAGCTACTGTCACCTATAAAATCAGTAACAATGAGCTTCATATAATTCATGAGGCAATCACCGATTTGACCACTGTTGTTAATCTGACCAACCATTCTTATTTTAAATTGGATGAAGAAAATATAATTGACCATTATTATCTAAAATTAAATTGTCCTGAAATTGTTGAAACCAAGAAAAACCTTTTACCAACGGGGAAATTAACACCTGTGACAGGCACCAAATATGACTTCCTCTCTGAACAACAAATAGGACTTACGCGTTTGGATACACCTTTTGCCACGGATAACCACAGTAGTTTTGCGGCCATGGTTTCTTCAAAAAAATCAGGAATTTCAATGGAAGTAAGCACCAACCAAAGAGGGATGGTAGTTTATACCCCTCTTGGTTTTCCCGCAATATGTTTCGAAACACAGAATTTTCCTGATGCCCCTAACCATAAACATTTTCCCAGTTGTGTGCTTAGACCTAAGGAGACCTACCGGAATGCATCTATCTTTAAATTTGATTTAGTAACTTAG
- a CDS encoding DUF2911 domain-containing protein: MKKLKWILLVLIAIIALIMFVGWPYMKEQTKKHSPQVTNTYNKNGLDLSINYSSPSKKDRVIFGDLVPYDVVWRTGANEPTTFTTATNIKIIDKSLPAGTYSFWTKPGKESWEVMFNSEIDDWGVTILSGGKETTRNPDTDVVNIKVPSNINSNTQERLTIDFEDGEQLHLTLSWDQTSIKIPITK, encoded by the coding sequence ATGAAAAAATTAAAATGGATTTTGCTCGTATTGATTGCTATAATCGCTTTGATTATGTTCGTGGGTTGGCCCTATATGAAAGAGCAAACCAAAAAACATAGCCCACAAGTAACAAATACCTACAATAAAAACGGTTTGGATCTTTCTATCAATTATTCAAGTCCTTCAAAGAAGGATAGAGTTATTTTCGGTGATTTGGTGCCTTATGACGTAGTTTGGCGAACAGGGGCAAATGAACCAACAACTTTCACTACGGCCACCAACATAAAAATCATAGATAAATCTCTTCCTGCAGGAACTTATTCTTTTTGGACAAAACCGGGCAAGGAAAGCTGGGAAGTAATGTTCAACTCAGAAATTGATGATTGGGGAGTAACCATTTTGAGCGGCGGCAAAGAGACCACCAGAAACCCGGATACTGATGTAGTAAATATTAAAGTGCCTTCGAATATAAATTCAAATACCCAAGAACGATTAACGATTGATTTTGAAGATGGAGAGCAGTTACACCTTACACTTTCTTGGGATCAAACCAGTATAAAAATCCCTATAACTAAATAA
- a CDS encoding glycosyltransferase family 2 protein, giving the protein MQPITDALLSIVVPFYNEEDNAELLTQKIHESLVGYNYQIIYVDDFSTDNTRKVVKNMDDDKVHLIELKKNYGQSLALAAGIDYAEGEFIITMDGDLQNDPSDIPQMLEYAVNDEFDVVTGIRQKRKDSLVKKIPSKIANFLVRRVTKLNIKDNGCALKVFTRDIAKELNLYGEMHRFITLLAHLEGAQIKQVPVKHHARNAGVSKYGLERVFKVVADMMLLLFIRKYFQRPIHLFGIVGFLMIMLGLLINVYLLIIKLGFGEDIGTRPLLIFGLMFILAGIQLFTIGIVMELLIRTYYESQKKRPYRIKKVTIGDGVA; this is encoded by the coding sequence ATGCAACCTATTACAGATGCCTTACTTTCAATAGTCGTCCCTTTTTACAACGAGGAGGATAACGCAGAATTACTAACCCAAAAAATTCATGAAAGTCTCGTAGGATATAATTATCAGATCATTTATGTTGACGACTTCTCTACAGATAACACCCGTAAAGTGGTCAAAAACATGGATGATGACAAAGTGCATCTGATAGAGCTAAAGAAAAATTACGGGCAGAGTTTGGCCCTTGCAGCAGGTATTGACTATGCTGAAGGGGAATTCATTATTACCATGGATGGCGATTTGCAGAACGACCCAAGTGACATACCACAAATGTTGGAATATGCTGTAAATGATGAGTTTGATGTTGTGACCGGTATTCGTCAAAAAAGAAAAGATTCTTTAGTAAAAAAGATACCTTCGAAAATTGCCAACTTTTTGGTTCGCAGAGTAACCAAATTGAATATAAAAGACAATGGTTGTGCTTTAAAAGTCTTCACCAGGGATATAGCCAAAGAATTGAATCTTTATGGAGAAATGCATCGATTCATAACTCTTTTGGCACACCTTGAAGGCGCACAGATAAAACAGGTTCCGGTTAAACACCATGCAAGAAATGCCGGCGTTTCCAAATACGGATTGGAACGCGTTTTCAAAGTAGTGGCAGATATGATGCTCTTATTGTTCATTCGTAAATACTTTCAGCGGCCAATTCATTTATTTGGTATCGTAGGGTTTCTAATGATTATGTTGGGCTTATTGATCAATGTGTACCTCTTGATCATAAAACTAGGATTCGGAGAGGATATTGGCACAAGACCGCTATTGATTTTCGGGTTAATGTTCATATTGGCAGGGATTCAGTTATTCACTATTGGAATTGTTATGGAACTACTTATTAGAACCTATTACGAATCGCAAAAGAAGAGACCATACCGAATTAAAAAAGTGACCATTGGGGACGGCGTCGCGTAA